A stretch of Imperialibacter roseus DNA encodes these proteins:
- a CDS encoding ATP-binding protein — translation MTKRIGIIGPESTGKSTLSLQLAAHFQTQWVPEFARQYLIDINRPYEESDLLTIAKGQKAKEEQLFRGANNFLFCDTTLIVVKVWSEHSYGRCDPWIAEQVDQMKYDYFFLTDIDIPWVEDPLREHPHMRDYFFDIYKSYLEKEGFPYSLVSGNEEERLQLAIAKVGSLIV, via the coding sequence ATGACCAAAAGGATTGGCATTATAGGCCCCGAATCAACTGGCAAGTCAACTTTGAGCCTCCAGCTGGCAGCCCATTTTCAAACACAGTGGGTACCCGAGTTTGCCAGGCAATACCTTATAGACATTAATCGACCGTACGAGGAAAGTGATTTGTTGACCATTGCAAAAGGTCAGAAAGCGAAAGAGGAGCAATTATTTCGAGGCGCCAACAACTTTTTGTTTTGCGACACCACACTTATCGTCGTTAAGGTGTGGAGTGAACACAGCTATGGCCGATGTGATCCCTGGATTGCAGAGCAGGTTGATCAAATGAAATATGATTATTTTTTCCTTACCGATATCGACATACCCTGGGTGGAGGATCCACTGAGGGAACATCCACACATGCGGGATTATTTTTTTGACATTTATAAAAGCTATCTCGAAAAGGAAGGCTTTCCCTACTCGTTAGTGAGTGGTAATGAGGAAGAAAGGCTCCAATTGGCCATTGCGAAAGTAGGCTCGTTGATTGTCTGA
- the prmC gene encoding peptide chain release factor N(5)-glutamine methyltransferase → MPIPAITSADKLFTEVANQLILICGANEAQSITGYLLEGVLGITAGDRLAKKQLELSEDDRATLDEAVKRLKNEEPVQHVVGYGWFYGRKFFVNKDVLIPRPETEELVHWIINSQKKPTKISLLDIGTGSGCIPISIKLEMPTFQCEGWDVSEPALAVARKNAGRLGAEVHFKQVNILEATIDKGAFDIIVSNPPYVRVSEKPLMSKNVLAFDPSLALFVGDNDPLIFYKRIATLAKTGLKKEGWLYFEINEAFGPEIKDLLDSLGYSQIELRQDINGKDRMVRGQVG, encoded by the coding sequence TTGCCTATCCCCGCTATTACTTCTGCCGACAAACTATTCACCGAAGTGGCCAATCAACTGATCCTGATTTGTGGCGCCAATGAAGCACAAAGCATCACCGGCTACTTGCTGGAGGGAGTGCTGGGAATAACTGCCGGCGACAGGCTGGCAAAAAAACAACTGGAGCTATCCGAGGATGATAGGGCTACGCTTGACGAAGCAGTTAAAAGGCTCAAAAATGAAGAGCCAGTACAACATGTGGTGGGCTACGGATGGTTCTACGGTAGAAAATTCTTTGTGAACAAAGATGTGCTGATTCCCCGACCCGAAACAGAAGAGTTGGTTCACTGGATTATCAATTCTCAAAAGAAGCCAACCAAGATCAGCCTCCTGGACATAGGTACAGGCAGTGGCTGCATCCCCATCAGCATTAAGCTGGAAATGCCAACCTTTCAATGTGAGGGCTGGGATGTTTCCGAACCAGCCTTGGCAGTTGCCAGAAAGAATGCGGGTCGGCTGGGAGCTGAGGTACATTTTAAACAAGTCAATATTCTGGAGGCAACGATCGATAAAGGGGCTTTTGATATCATAGTTAGTAACCCTCCTTATGTCAGAGTTTCCGAAAAGCCTTTAATGAGCAAAAACGTTTTGGCATTTGATCCCAGCCTGGCCCTGTTTGTCGGCGACAATGATCCGCTTATTTTTTACAAAAGAATTGCAACGCTGGCCAAAACAGGCTTGAAAAAGGAAGGCTGGCTCTACTTCGAGATCAACGAAGCTTTTGGCCCGGAAATAAAAGATTTGCTCGATTCATTGGGTTACTCTCAAATCGAACTGCGGCAGGACATCAATGGCAAAGACCGGATGGTCAGAGGGCAGGTCGGCTAA
- the guaB gene encoding IMP dehydrogenase — MALNNSKFKYEALTYDDVLLLPAYSEVLPRQTDTSTQLTRNIRLNVPLVSAAMDTVTEYSLAIAMALEGGLGFIHKNMSIEAQAEQVRKVKRSQSGMILDPITLDVNSTVGDAVAIMREFKIGGIPVIDGDRKLVGIITNRDLRFQKKMNVPVKDVMTTGKLITADVGIDLAQAEDILQEFKIEKLPIVDKSGRLSGLITYKDILKKKDRPYACKDEFGRLRVGAAVGVTEDILDRVDLLIKAGVDVISIDTAHGHSKGVIDTAKRVKKAYPDLDMIVGNIATGEAAKALVDAGADAVKVGVGPGSICTTRIIAGVGVPQLSAVVESAEAIKGSGVPVIADGGVRFSGDLVKAIAGGASSIMIGSLLAGTEEAPGEIIIYEGRKFKTYRGMGSVEAMESGSKDRYFQDAEDDVKKLVPEGIVGRVPFKGLVSEVLYQLVGGLKAGMGYCGAAGIEDLQKAQFVKITAAGVRESHPHDIAVTREAPNYSSR; from the coding sequence ATGGCCCTCAACAACTCCAAGTTCAAGTACGAAGCGCTCACTTACGACGACGTACTATTACTCCCAGCGTATTCTGAAGTACTTCCACGCCAGACTGATACTTCGACGCAACTTACCAGAAATATCAGACTTAATGTGCCTCTGGTGTCTGCGGCTATGGACACGGTCACCGAATATTCTCTTGCCATTGCTATGGCTTTGGAAGGTGGTCTTGGTTTCATTCACAAAAACATGTCGATAGAGGCCCAGGCAGAGCAGGTTCGAAAAGTGAAGCGCTCTCAAAGTGGCATGATCCTCGATCCCATCACACTTGATGTGAACTCGACTGTAGGCGATGCCGTCGCCATCATGCGTGAATTCAAGATTGGTGGCATCCCGGTCATTGATGGTGACAGAAAACTGGTAGGCATCATTACCAACCGGGATTTGCGCTTTCAGAAAAAAATGAACGTACCTGTAAAGGACGTGATGACCACCGGTAAGCTGATTACAGCAGATGTGGGCATCGACCTGGCGCAGGCAGAGGACATTTTGCAGGAGTTTAAAATTGAGAAACTTCCCATCGTTGACAAGTCAGGCAGGCTGAGTGGCTTAATTACTTATAAAGACATTTTAAAGAAAAAAGATCGTCCATACGCATGTAAGGATGAGTTTGGCAGGCTTAGAGTGGGCGCTGCGGTAGGCGTTACCGAAGACATTTTGGATCGGGTTGATTTGTTGATAAAAGCTGGCGTGGACGTAATCAGTATTGACACCGCACACGGTCATTCCAAAGGAGTTATTGACACCGCCAAAAGGGTGAAGAAGGCCTATCCCGACCTCGACATGATTGTTGGAAACATTGCTACTGGCGAAGCGGCCAAAGCGCTTGTTGATGCAGGTGCCGACGCTGTGAAAGTAGGCGTTGGCCCGGGCAGTATCTGCACCACCAGAATCATAGCTGGCGTGGGCGTACCTCAGCTGTCAGCAGTGGTAGAGTCCGCAGAGGCCATCAAAGGCAGCGGAGTGCCCGTTATAGCCGATGGTGGTGTGCGCTTCTCTGGCGACCTTGTGAAAGCTATTGCAGGTGGTGCCAGCAGCATCATGATCGGGTCGCTACTGGCTGGAACAGAGGAGGCACCTGGCGAGATCATTATTTACGAAGGAAGAAAGTTTAAGACATACCGCGGCATGGGCTCAGTGGAAGCAATGGAAAGTGGCTCTAAAGACCGCTACTTCCAGGACGCTGAGGACGACGTGAAAAAGCTGGTGCCGGAAGGCATTGTGGGGCGGGTTCCATTCAAGGGCCTGGTTTCGGAAGTGCTGTACCAACTCGTGGGCGGACTGAAAGCCGGGATGGGTTATTGCGGAGCTGCTGGCATCGAAGATCTTCAGAAAGCCCAATTTGTTAAAATTACAGCCGCTGGTGTTCGTGAAAGTCACCCGCACGACATCGCCGTTACCAGAGAGGCTCCCAATTATTCGTCGAGATAA
- a CDS encoding phosphatidylserine decarboxylase family protein: MTIHKEGRTLLLVMAIIFIGLNYVVFNYVAMSLIHTLVLAASIVIYLLVLQFFRLPTCVTPEDPKAVYAPAEGKVVVIEKTTEDECLKDERIQISIFMSPLNVHVNRAPIKGKVSFFKYHPGKYLVAWHPKSSIENERTTVVMENDKGVKVLFRQIAGAVARRIKWYVKEGDQLTQGEEFGFIKFGSRVDVFLPLDAKIEVNINDKTTGGKTVIARLA; the protein is encoded by the coding sequence ATGACCATACACAAAGAAGGTAGAACATTATTGCTGGTGATGGCGATTATTTTCATCGGCTTGAACTACGTAGTTTTCAACTATGTGGCAATGTCGCTTATTCATACCCTGGTGCTTGCTGCCAGCATTGTGATCTACCTTCTTGTTCTTCAGTTTTTCAGGCTTCCAACATGCGTGACTCCCGAAGACCCTAAAGCTGTTTACGCACCCGCCGAAGGGAAAGTGGTGGTGATTGAAAAAACCACCGAAGACGAATGCCTGAAAGACGAACGCATACAGATTTCAATTTTTATGTCGCCTCTTAACGTACATGTCAACAGGGCTCCAATCAAAGGAAAAGTAAGCTTTTTTAAATACCACCCAGGAAAATACCTTGTTGCCTGGCACCCGAAGTCGAGCATCGAGAATGAAAGAACGACTGTGGTCATGGAAAACGACAAGGGTGTGAAAGTGCTCTTCCGCCAGATAGCCGGAGCAGTTGCCCGCCGCATCAAGTGGTATGTGAAAGAGGGCGACCAACTGACCCAGGGTGAGGAGTTCGGATTCATTAAGTTCGGCTCCAGAGTCGATGTGTTTTTACCTCTTGACGCCAAAATTGAAGTCAACATCAACGACAAAACTACAGGCGGCAAAACGGTGATTGCCAGGCTGGCCTAA
- a CDS encoding TonB-dependent receptor: protein MFNKKMLGVSLWLALTGVFAGANADAQSLSGKVTDAETNEALPGANVVIVGSGKGVSTNNLGNYYLTGLPTGQVTIKVSFVGYETVEKAISLGTDEVMNFSLSKDLLLDEGIIVSSTRANEKTPMTFSTISNKEIKAQNLGQDMPMLVNWSPSVVTTSDAGAGVGYTGIRIRGSDATRINVTINGVPLNDSESHGTFWVNTPDLASSTNNIQIQRGVGASTNGAGAFGATINLQTSMPSTEGFGEINNSFGSYGTRKHNIVYNTGLIKDHWSFEGRLSKIASDGYIDRASSDLQSYFLSGGYYGKKTIVKALVFGGKEVTYQSWWGTPEARLNNDEEGMQEVIANNGYSQAQADNLLNSGRTFNYYQYDNEVDNYQQDHYQLHLTHQLSKEWSVNGALHYTYGRGYYEQYREGDDFSDYGLDPIVIENTTVETTDLIRRRWLDNDFYGFTYSINYSGEKWQTTLGGGLNVYDGDHFGEIIWARYASNSEIRDRYYESNALKKDFNSYLKANYQLTDRLNAYGDLQIRTIGYTTEGVDSDQAAIDVDENFFFFNPKAGLTYALEGTSQLYASYSVAHREPIRSDFIDAPAGKVPAPETLGNWEAGYKTAGKRYSAGANLYLMDYKDQLVLTGEVNDVGSSVRTNVADSYRAGLELQGSVQLTNQLTWNANLTLSRNKIKEFTEVLYDYGTNFDEYNEIRNVYKNTDISFSPNVVAGSQLFYRPIPAFEAGLLTKYVGRQYMDNTQMESRSIDPYFVNDLRFTYEWKPAWVERIGLSLLVNNVFSTLYSSNGYTFGYFGGAYEVRENYYYPQATRNFLAALSVRF from the coding sequence ATGTTTAACAAAAAAATGTTGGGCGTCAGCTTATGGCTGGCACTGACGGGTGTGTTCGCAGGAGCGAATGCCGATGCCCAGTCGCTTTCAGGCAAAGTGACTGACGCAGAAACGAATGAGGCCCTACCGGGGGCTAATGTGGTCATTGTAGGGAGTGGAAAAGGAGTTTCCACCAATAATTTGGGTAACTACTACCTGACAGGACTGCCGACAGGGCAGGTGACTATCAAAGTGTCTTTTGTAGGGTATGAAACGGTTGAGAAAGCAATTTCACTTGGTACAGATGAAGTCATGAACTTTAGTCTTTCCAAAGACCTGCTGCTCGATGAGGGCATCATTGTGTCCTCAACACGGGCCAATGAGAAAACGCCGATGACATTTTCCACTATTTCCAACAAGGAAATAAAGGCACAAAACCTTGGCCAGGACATGCCGATGTTGGTCAACTGGTCGCCATCGGTGGTGACAACTTCCGATGCAGGTGCTGGAGTTGGTTACACCGGCATCCGGATCAGAGGAAGCGATGCTACCCGGATCAATGTGACCATTAACGGTGTTCCGCTCAATGATTCAGAGTCGCATGGCACTTTCTGGGTCAATACGCCTGACCTTGCCTCGTCTACCAACAATATTCAGATCCAGCGGGGTGTGGGTGCTTCGACCAATGGAGCGGGTGCGTTTGGTGCCACCATCAACCTCCAAACTTCCATGCCCTCCACCGAAGGTTTTGGAGAGATCAACAACTCTTTTGGCTCTTACGGAACAAGAAAACACAACATTGTGTACAACACCGGTCTCATCAAGGACCACTGGTCGTTTGAAGGCAGGCTGTCAAAAATTGCTTCCGACGGTTATATCGACAGGGCGTCGTCAGATTTACAATCTTATTTCCTTTCCGGAGGCTATTACGGCAAGAAAACCATTGTGAAAGCGCTTGTGTTTGGAGGCAAAGAAGTTACCTACCAGTCGTGGTGGGGTACGCCTGAAGCGAGACTCAACAACGACGAGGAGGGCATGCAGGAGGTGATCGCCAACAACGGGTATTCGCAGGCTCAGGCAGACAACTTGCTGAACTCAGGCCGCACTTTCAACTACTATCAGTACGACAACGAGGTTGATAACTACCAGCAAGACCACTACCAGCTTCACCTGACTCACCAGCTGAGCAAAGAGTGGTCGGTTAACGGTGCATTGCATTACACTTATGGACGTGGCTACTATGAGCAGTACCGGGAGGGCGACGACTTTTCTGACTACGGGCTCGACCCGATCGTGATAGAAAACACTACCGTTGAGACCACAGATTTGATTCGCCGTCGCTGGCTTGACAATGATTTCTACGGGTTTACCTATAGCATCAACTACAGTGGCGAGAAGTGGCAGACAACGTTGGGCGGAGGCCTCAATGTGTACGATGGAGATCACTTTGGCGAGATCATCTGGGCCAGATATGCAAGCAATTCCGAAATCAGAGACAGGTATTACGAAAGCAATGCGCTGAAGAAGGACTTCAATAGCTACCTGAAAGCCAACTATCAACTTACCGACAGGCTGAATGCCTACGGCGATCTGCAAATCCGTACGATTGGCTACACTACCGAAGGGGTTGACAGCGACCAGGCCGCTATTGATGTGGACGAGAATTTCTTCTTTTTCAATCCAAAGGCAGGCCTTACTTATGCCCTTGAAGGGACTTCCCAGCTTTACGCTTCTTACAGCGTTGCCCACAGAGAGCCTATCCGAAGCGACTTCATTGATGCTCCAGCTGGAAAAGTGCCGGCACCCGAAACGCTGGGTAACTGGGAAGCCGGATACAAAACGGCCGGTAAGCGCTACTCGGCTGGTGCCAACCTCTATCTGATGGACTACAAAGATCAGTTGGTATTGACTGGCGAGGTTAACGACGTGGGCTCGTCCGTCCGTACTAATGTAGCCGACAGCTACCGGGCTGGGCTCGAACTACAGGGCTCCGTACAGCTAACCAACCAGCTAACCTGGAACGCCAACCTGACTTTGAGCAGAAACAAAATCAAAGAGTTCACTGAAGTGCTTTACGACTACGGCACCAACTTTGACGAATACAACGAGATCAGAAATGTCTACAAAAACACTGACATCTCTTTCTCTCCCAATGTCGTTGCGGGGTCTCAGCTTTTCTACCGCCCGATTCCCGCCTTTGAAGCAGGGCTGCTTACCAAGTATGTTGGCCGTCAATACATGGACAACACGCAGATGGAATCCCGCTCTATCGATCCCTACTTTGTCAATGATCTCCGGTTTACCTATGAGTGGAAACCAGCATGGGTAGAAAGAATAGGCCTCAGCTTGTTGGTGAACAACGTATTCAGCACGCTGTACTCCTCTAATGGATATACCTTCGGATACTTCGGGGGCGCTTATGAGGTGCGAGAAAACTACTATTATCCTCAGGCAACGAGGAACTTTCTGGCAGCTTTATCTGTGAGGTTTTAA
- a CDS encoding GAF domain-containing protein has translation MAETLFIPQEATKQDKYESLVPQVEALIAGEPDLTANLANIAAALKYGMGFFWVGFYMVKEDQLVLGPFQGPIACTRINLGKGVCGSSWKEARTFIVPDVDQFPGHIACSGDSKSEIVLPIIRDGKVLGVLDVDSDRLNEFDEVDQRYLEQIIDMLQITS, from the coding sequence ATGGCTGAAACTCTTTTTATTCCGCAGGAAGCGACTAAGCAAGACAAATACGAATCGCTTGTGCCTCAGGTTGAAGCGTTGATTGCCGGCGAGCCAGATCTTACGGCCAACCTGGCCAATATTGCTGCGGCTCTGAAATACGGAATGGGCTTTTTTTGGGTTGGTTTTTATATGGTCAAAGAAGACCAGCTGGTGCTTGGGCCGTTTCAGGGGCCAATCGCTTGTACCAGAATCAACCTGGGTAAAGGCGTTTGTGGCTCTTCATGGAAGGAGGCCAGAACCTTTATTGTGCCGGATGTTGATCAGTTTCCCGGTCACATAGCTTGCAGCGGCGATTCAAAATCGGAAATAGTGCTGCCAATCATTCGAGACGGAAAAGTGCTTGGCGTTCTTGATGTGGACAGCGACAGACTCAATGAGTTTGACGAGGTAGACCAGCGCTACCTCGAGCAAATCATTGATATGCTTCAAATCACTTCTTAA
- the pnuC gene encoding nicotinamide riboside transporter PnuC, translating to MGMEWFLEGLKIGVQQMTWLEAIAVFFGLLSVWYSMRRDILVFPTGIVSTIIFVYICFPAKLYADMAINVYYTAMSVYGWILWSKKTPGEEALPVSYNSQRENVITAFFLIGSFAFWYYILTQHTDSDVPLWDSLTTAIFIVGMWLMAKKKVENWVAWIVGDLISVPLYFYKGLLLASFQFFIFTIIAVIGLVAWINDVKQQTKEAV from the coding sequence TTGGGCATGGAGTGGTTTCTGGAAGGATTGAAAATTGGCGTGCAACAAATGACCTGGCTGGAAGCAATAGCCGTATTCTTTGGGCTTTTGAGCGTCTGGTATTCCATGCGGCGAGACATTTTGGTTTTCCCTACCGGAATAGTAAGTACCATCATTTTTGTCTATATCTGCTTTCCGGCCAAGCTTTATGCCGACATGGCCATCAATGTTTATTACACTGCCATGAGCGTGTATGGATGGATTCTCTGGAGTAAAAAGACTCCCGGTGAAGAAGCCCTTCCTGTTAGCTATAACAGCCAAAGAGAAAATGTAATTACAGCCTTTTTCCTGATTGGATCATTTGCCTTCTGGTATTACATTCTTACCCAACATACCGATAGTGACGTGCCCTTGTGGGACTCTTTGACCACGGCCATTTTCATAGTGGGCATGTGGCTCATGGCAAAAAAGAAGGTGGAAAACTGGGTGGCATGGATTGTAGGCGACTTGATTTCCGTGCCACTTTACTTCTACAAAGGACTATTACTGGCCAGCTTTCAGTTTTTCATTTTTACAATAATTGCAGTGATAGGACTTGTTGCATGGATAAATGATGTGAAGCAGCAAACGAAGGAGGCCGTATGA
- a CDS encoding DUF6687 family protein, which yields MEFIPFAEAKKLDHHQVIGVDCFLPGRLNLSHWRGAGPPAELAEDTSAAIAINALVKGAVPEAARFVTNNHFDVDGFIGIWSLLNPELALKHQHLLKAMALLGDFRELPEDAALADQALKLVAWLNSVEKKKFYAPFGKAYLEEEACVEKYTFFLPAFEKALNDPEVFRKDWEEEYQLANQHLSLLASQGSVEFYEDIRLLVVHAPMPLHYYALFGKSAQTDMVLTIYPGNQFELEYKYTTWVDAYGRNPYPRINFQLLIEKLNGLETTGEKWTGADVTDTGPILRLGPSIKDKEIRFDHPFNRRFYSSSIAPELLENTVISFYRKACQSTKPKEIWTWAEIRQVNDNLMKTWKK from the coding sequence ATGGAATTCATTCCGTTTGCTGAAGCCAAAAAACTTGATCACCATCAGGTGATTGGAGTAGACTGCTTCCTTCCTGGCAGGCTCAATTTGAGCCACTGGAGGGGAGCGGGCCCTCCTGCTGAACTTGCCGAGGACACCAGTGCTGCCATTGCCATCAACGCTTTGGTGAAGGGCGCTGTGCCGGAGGCGGCCAGGTTTGTCACGAATAACCACTTCGACGTAGACGGGTTTATTGGCATTTGGTCTCTGCTGAATCCAGAGCTGGCGCTAAAGCACCAGCATTTGTTGAAGGCAATGGCTTTGCTGGGAGATTTCAGGGAGCTCCCGGAAGACGCAGCGCTCGCTGACCAGGCGCTGAAACTTGTGGCGTGGCTGAATAGTGTAGAAAAGAAAAAGTTTTATGCCCCTTTCGGAAAAGCCTACCTGGAAGAAGAGGCCTGCGTAGAAAAGTACACCTTCTTTTTGCCAGCGTTTGAAAAGGCTTTGAATGACCCTGAGGTGTTTCGCAAAGATTGGGAAGAGGAATATCAACTGGCCAATCAACACTTATCGCTGTTGGCCAGCCAGGGCAGTGTGGAGTTCTATGAAGACATACGGCTTCTTGTGGTTCATGCTCCAATGCCTCTTCATTATTATGCTCTTTTCGGGAAATCGGCGCAGACAGATATGGTGCTGACCATTTACCCGGGAAACCAGTTTGAGTTAGAGTATAAATACACGACATGGGTAGACGCCTACGGCCGAAACCCTTACCCGAGAATTAACTTTCAGCTGCTTATTGAGAAGCTAAATGGCCTGGAAACTACCGGTGAGAAGTGGACAGGTGCCGATGTGACAGACACCGGGCCTATTCTTCGGCTTGGCCCTTCTATTAAAGACAAGGAAATACGTTTTGATCACCCTTTTAACAGGCGGTTCTACTCATCATCCATTGCTCCGGAGTTGCTGGAAAATACTGTCATTTCTTTTTACCGCAAGGCTTGTCAGTCGACAAAGCCAAAGGAAATATGGACCTGGGCGGAGATTCGACAAGTGAACGACAACCTTATGAAAACGTGGAAGAAATAG
- a CDS encoding RDD family protein: MSSTNYAGFWLRFVAYIIDYIIVYTVQSFVLLPIFAALGFGFATTPGLFDDSMSTEEAIGLFAALASIASVTFLITLTIQVLYYSFMESSKYQATVGKIALGLKVTDMEGNKLDFGKALLRNLGKIVSSMILGIGYIMAGFTEKKQGLHDMIASTLVVKK; encoded by the coding sequence ATGTCATCTACTAATTATGCTGGATTTTGGCTACGCTTTGTGGCCTACATTATTGACTATATCATAGTCTATACAGTCCAATCTTTTGTTCTGTTGCCAATTTTTGCCGCTCTGGGTTTTGGCTTTGCCACCACACCCGGCTTGTTTGACGATTCCATGAGCACTGAAGAAGCGATAGGGCTTTTTGCCGCTCTCGCTAGCATTGCCAGCGTTACCTTCTTAATTACTCTCACCATTCAGGTGCTCTATTACTCTTTTATGGAGTCAAGTAAGTACCAGGCAACCGTGGGCAAAATAGCTCTTGGCCTAAAAGTAACCGACATGGAAGGCAACAAACTCGATTTTGGAAAAGCCCTGCTCCGAAACCTGGGTAAGATTGTTTCTTCGATGATCCTCGGCATTGGTTATATCATGGCGGGCTTCACAGAAAAGAAGCAAGGCCTTCATGATATGATTGCCAGCACGTTGGTAGTTAAGAAGTGA
- the ribD gene encoding bifunctional diaminohydroxyphosphoribosylaminopyrimidine deaminase/5-amino-6-(5-phosphoribosylamino)uracil reductase RibD has product MRQIAIDLEQHQVFMRRAIELAQLGLGSVSPNPLVGCVIVKDGLVIGEGWHRKYGEGHAEVNAVNAVKHPEQLKGATVYVTLEPCSHFGKTPPCADLLIEKNVAEVIVAVEDPNPQVAGQGIARLKQAGIHVQVGLLAEEAEWMNRRFLTAMKDHRPYIILKWAQTMDGFVARENHDSKWISNAYSRKLVHKWRTEEDAILVGSNTVVYDNPQLTARDWPGKNPVRVVLDPGDELDGNYHVLDGSVSTIIYTTIRESLEANLELVKVDAHHYLSEVLADLHRKNIRSVIIEGGAKTLESFIEMNLWDEARVFYAPTTFTTGIKAPVCGGTILSKEDILGDTLIIYTRD; this is encoded by the coding sequence ATGAGGCAAATAGCAATTGATTTGGAACAACACCAGGTATTCATGCGGCGGGCCATTGAACTGGCGCAGTTAGGTTTGGGTAGTGTGAGCCCTAATCCACTGGTTGGCTGTGTAATAGTGAAAGACGGCCTGGTCATTGGGGAAGGCTGGCATCGCAAATATGGAGAGGGCCATGCCGAAGTAAACGCTGTGAATGCCGTAAAACATCCTGAGCAGCTTAAAGGCGCTACTGTGTATGTCACGCTTGAGCCTTGCTCTCACTTTGGCAAAACACCACCATGTGCCGATCTTTTGATAGAAAAAAATGTGGCAGAGGTGATAGTGGCTGTTGAAGACCCCAATCCGCAAGTCGCTGGGCAGGGTATCGCCAGACTGAAACAGGCCGGTATCCATGTGCAGGTGGGATTGCTGGCTGAGGAGGCCGAATGGATGAACAGGCGGTTTTTAACGGCCATGAAAGACCACAGGCCTTACATCATCCTGAAATGGGCGCAAACCATGGATGGTTTTGTTGCTCGGGAAAACCATGACTCGAAGTGGATCAGCAACGCCTATTCAAGAAAGCTGGTGCACAAGTGGCGGACGGAAGAGGATGCTATTTTGGTCGGCAGCAATACCGTAGTTTACGACAATCCACAATTGACCGCCAGGGACTGGCCAGGCAAAAACCCTGTGCGGGTAGTGCTGGATCCGGGTGACGAGTTGGATGGTAACTACCATGTGCTTGATGGCTCCGTTTCGACGATCATCTATACAACCATACGAGAGTCGCTGGAGGCTAACCTTGAGCTTGTAAAGGTCGACGCACATCACTACTTGTCGGAGGTGCTGGCTGATTTGCATAGGAAAAATATCCGATCGGTGATTATAGAGGGTGGAGCCAAAACGCTGGAATCGTTTATAGAAATGAACCTTTGGGACGAGGCCAGGGTTTTTTATGCGCCCACGACATTTACCACGGGCATAAAGGCTCCGGTTTGCGGAGGCACTATTTTAAGTAAGGAAGATATTTTGGGTGATACATTGATTATTTACACAAGAGACTAA